The genome window GGTTTCTGCACGAGATGGGCCTGGCCGAACCGGGGCTGAACCTCCTCGTTCGGGCCGCGTACAAGCTGTTGGACCTGGAGACGTTCTTTACGGCCGGGCCGAAAGAGGCGCGGGCCTGGACGGTTTTAAAAGGGACAAAGGCGCCGCAGGCGGCGGGCAAAATTCATTCGGATTTTGAAAAGGGGTTTATCCGCGCCGATGTCTATCATTATGACGATCTTTTGAAGTACGGTTCGGAGCAGAAGGTTCAGGAGGCGGGGTTGATGCGGCTGGAGGGGAAAGAATACGTCGTGCGCGACGGCGACATCATGCACTTCCGGTTTAATGTGTGAAAGCTCGGGAGGTCTGTTTGTTCCATCATCTTCGTAGGGCCTTTCGTGCCTCAACAGGAACACGACTCATCCAAAGAACTTCGCCCCATGCGGAAAGCCGGCTTTCTTTCCACGGCGGGGAACGAAGATGATTCCACAAACAGACCCCCCGAGCTTTTTTACTTAGTGCCTGAATTACTTCACCGAAACCG of Deltaproteobacteria bacterium contains these proteins:
- a CDS encoding DUF933 domain-containing protein, with product FLHEMGLAEPGLNLLVRAAYKLLDLETFFTAGPKEARAWTVLKGTKAPQAAGKIHSDFEKGFIRADVYHYDDLLKYGSEQKVQEAGLMRLEGKEYVVRDGDIMHFRFNV